The Fragaria vesca subsp. vesca linkage group LG2, FraVesHawaii_1.0, whole genome shotgun sequence genome includes a window with the following:
- the LOC101293267 gene encoding protein MEI2-like 6-like, with amino-acid sequence MFLQPPREPYLIPQPFFFPSSPFVYQNYEQVQPHYSQAHLYVCDPFYHVFPDHPFPPYYFQQPPNPPPLNPRELLPPPRRNTRIRPQRSRAATTSGVRKWVPKRKPEQTSTSVSTRNAQEGSSQLIPFPASPDEQITSTTTTLMIRNIPNHFGRSDLVGIVKDHCLNENLNSELRCEPTKKSEFDFLYLPMDFKEFWVNKRISNLGYAFVNFTSSVAAIRFYKRYHQFEWPVLKNKKICVVACAKTQGKEALKKSFKNKNFWCHSNECLPVILVPPCDGVKKSRLITVGKLAGQPKMKRN; translated from the exons ATGTTTCTTCAACCTCCAAGAGAGCCATACCTAATCCCCCAACCATTCTTCTTTCCCAGCAGCCCTTTTGTTTACCAAAACTATGAGCAAGTTCAACCTCATTATTCTCAGGCTCATCTCTACGTTTGTGATCCATTCTATCATGTCTTTCCAGATCATCCCTTTCCACCTTACTATTTTCAGCAGCCGCCAAACCCACCACCCTTAAACCCTAGAGAGCTGCTTCCTCCGCCACGAAGAAACACTCGCATTAGGCCACAGAGGAGCAGGGCAGCTACAACTTCTGGCGTCCGCAAATGGGTGCCAAAAAGGAAACCGGAGCAAACTTCTACCTCCGTTAGCACGAGAAATGCTCAGGAGGGTTCTTCTCAGCTGATTCCATTTCCTGCAAGTCCTGATGAGCAAATAACTTCTACTACAACAACGCTTATGATAAGGAATATCCCAAATCATTTTGG GAGGAGTGATCTAGTGGGTATAGTGAAAGATCATTGCTTGAATGAGAACTTGAACTCTGAGTTGCGGTGTGAACCCACTAAGAAGTCCGAGTTCGATTTTCTCTACTTGCCTATGGATTTCAA GGAGTTCTGGGTAAACAAGAGGATTTCCAACCTGGGATATGCTTTCGTGAATTTCACCTCCTCTGTTGCTGCAATCAGATTCTATAAGCGATACCACCAATTTGAGTGGCCTGTACTGAAAAACAAGAAGATCTGTGTGGTTGCTTGCGCCAAAACCCAG GGCAAGGAAGCTTTAAAGAAGAGTTTCAAGAACAAGAATTTTTGGTGCCACAGCAACGAGTGCTTGCCGGTGATTTTAGTACCTCCATGCGACGGTGTTAAGAAATCCCGTCTTATAACGGTCGGCAAACTCGCCGGACAGCCTAAGATGAAAAGAAATTAG